Proteins encoded together in one Marinobacter sp. Arc7-DN-1 window:
- a CDS encoding ammonium transporter: protein MESNLFHLQYAIDTFYFLVCGALVMWMAAGFAMLESGLVRAKNTTEILTKNVALFAIACIMYLVSGYAIMYGGNIFLSGIADVDTAAVLGDFASRDGGFEGGSIYSGASDFFFQVVFVATAMSIVSGAVAERMKLWAFLVFAVFMTGFIYPMEGAWTWGGASVFGMYTLGDLGFSDFAGSGIVHMAGAAAALAGVILLGARKGKYGPNGEIRAFPGANLPMATLGTFILWMGWFGFNGGSVLKLGDIASANSVAMVFLNTNTAAAGGAIAALITARLMFGKADLTMLLNGALAGLVVITAEPSTPSALTATLFGAFGGILVVLSIVTMDKLRIDDPVGAISVHGTCGLLGLLLVPVTNGDVSFSGQIIGAITIFVWVFVASLIVWGILKAVMGIRVSEEDEYEGVDLSECGMEAYPEFVSSK from the coding sequence ACACCACGGAAATCCTGACCAAGAACGTGGCTCTGTTTGCCATTGCCTGCATCATGTACCTGGTTAGTGGTTACGCCATCATGTACGGCGGTAACATTTTCCTTTCCGGAATCGCAGACGTTGACACTGCGGCTGTTCTGGGTGACTTCGCCAGCCGGGACGGCGGCTTCGAGGGTGGCTCCATCTACTCCGGCGCGTCTGACTTCTTCTTCCAGGTTGTGTTTGTCGCAACAGCCATGTCCATCGTCTCCGGTGCTGTGGCCGAACGCATGAAACTCTGGGCCTTCCTGGTCTTTGCAGTGTTCATGACCGGCTTTATCTACCCGATGGAAGGCGCCTGGACCTGGGGCGGCGCGTCTGTCTTCGGCATGTATACCCTGGGCGATCTCGGTTTCAGCGATTTCGCCGGCTCCGGCATCGTTCACATGGCGGGTGCAGCAGCCGCATTGGCTGGTGTAATCCTTCTCGGTGCCCGTAAAGGCAAATACGGCCCGAACGGTGAAATCCGCGCCTTCCCGGGTGCCAACCTGCCGATGGCGACCCTCGGTACCTTCATCCTGTGGATGGGCTGGTTCGGCTTCAACGGCGGTTCGGTTCTCAAGCTGGGCGATATCGCCAGCGCCAACTCCGTGGCCATGGTGTTCCTGAATACCAATACCGCCGCTGCCGGCGGTGCAATTGCTGCCCTGATCACCGCCCGCCTGATGTTTGGCAAGGCTGATCTGACCATGCTGCTGAACGGCGCGCTGGCTGGCCTGGTAGTGATCACGGCTGAGCCATCCACTCCGAGCGCCCTGACTGCGACCCTCTTCGGTGCCTTCGGCGGTATCCTGGTGGTCCTGAGCATCGTGACCATGGACAAGCTGCGCATCGACGATCCGGTGGGCGCCATCTCGGTTCACGGTACCTGTGGCTTGCTGGGTCTGCTTCTGGTGCCGGTCACCAACGGTGATGTCAGCTTCAGCGGCCAGATCATCGGCGCCATCACCATATTCGTCTGGGTATTCGTCGCCAGCCTGATTGTCTGGGGCATCCTCAAGGCTGTCATGGGTATTCGGGTGAGCGAAGAGGACGAGTACGAAGGCGTGGATCTGTCCGAGTGTGGCATGGAAGCCTATCCGGAGTTTGTCAGCAGCAAGTAA